In Saccharomyces eubayanus strain FM1318 chromosome XV, whole genome shotgun sequence, a single window of DNA contains:
- the SAM35 gene encoding SAM complex subunit SAM35: MVVNELKVRVLYAMVSLFSVPKPVKRMFDTFPLQTYGAQADKDEAVALEVQRRSYPFTGRGDGDLKLTAEDTYKLGVYNVFSEATTGAMLATDPWCLFVQLALCQKNGLCLPTESQEKGSSQSCNHELMVLSRLSNPDETLPILVEGHKKRIVRSTDAISNTMRSRVLEDAEQLMYDMLLDTVLYDCWMTQVLFRISNSQFMELYSSQKPNESTSTLVDVENSLLGKLSANSLKMSLLKRNKFQLRHREIADSMHAIYHKRHNSISQEQAIDVLFENSKQVLLDFQSSLSGNNTQPASLHLKIASYILCIMNVKEPIELKVFVEDECKDLVNFAHKVLNNFIQ, translated from the coding sequence ATGGTAGTAAATGAGCTCAAAGTGAGGGTGTTGTACGCAATGGTAAGTCTGTTCAGTGTTCCCAAGCCGGTGAAACGAATGTTTGACACGTTCCCCTTGCAAACGTATGGTGCGCAAGCCGACAAGGACGAGGCAGTTGCGTTGGAAGTACAACGCAGGTCCTATCCATTCACAGGACGCGGTGATGGCGACTTGAAGTTGACTGCGGAGGACACATACAAGCTGGGTGTCTACAACGTCTTTTCCGAGGCCACTACGGGGGCCATGCTGGCCACAGACCCGTGGTGTCTATTCGTTCAGCTTGCACTGTGCCAGAAGAACGGTCTTTGCCTGCCTACGGAATCGCAAGAAAAGGGCTCATCTCAATCCTGCAACCATGAACTGATGGTACTATCACGTCTGTCCAACCCTGATGAGACTCTGCCCATTCTCGTTGAGGGCCACAAGAAGAGAATCGTGAGGTCTACGGACGCCATCAGCAACACCATGCGTTCCCGGGTGCTCGAAGATGCTGAGCAGCTTATGTACGATATGCTTCTGGACACGGTGCTCTATGATTGTTGGATGACACAGGTACTTTTCCGTATCTCCAATTCACAATTCATGGAACTGTATTCCTCCCAGAAGCCAAATGAGTCGACATCCACCTTAGTGGACGTAGAAAACTCTTTGCTGGGCAAGTTATCTGCCAACAGCTTGAAAATGTCTTTGCTGAAGAGAAACAAGTTCCAGCTGCGTCATCGAGAAATTGCCGACAGTATGCACGCCATTTATCACAAGCGTCATAACAGCATTAGCCAAGAGCAGGCAATAGATGTACTCTTTGAGAACAGTAAGCAAGTCCTCTTGGATTTCCAAAGCAGTTTGAGTGGTAATAATACTCAACCCGCTTCTCTGCATCTAAAGATCGCAAGCTACATTCTTTGTATCATGAACGTCAAAGAGCCTATAGAGTTGAAGGTTTTTGTCGAAGATGAGTGTAAAGACCTGGTCAACTTTGCGCACAAAGTCCTAAATAATTTTATCCAGTAA